One Phycisphaerae bacterium RAS2 DNA window includes the following coding sequences:
- the hpt gene encoding Hypoxanthine phosphoribosyltransferase produces the protein MEADLAKILIPRERIQQRVQELGRDIAHVYGDQSGELVIAAILSGSIIFLADLIRCLPFKMKLGLMTVSRYRGATTTGGDTHLVQDLNEDISGRHVLVVDDILDSGHTLREVKRQLAERGPASLRTCVLLRKTAKAPKDLNADFVGFEIEDVFVVGYGLDYDGQYRNWPDIGVLRPELYA, from the coding sequence ATGGAAGCCGACCTCGCGAAGATCCTGATTCCGCGTGAGCGGATTCAGCAGCGCGTGCAGGAATTGGGACGCGACATCGCACATGTCTATGGCGATCAGTCCGGGGAATTGGTCATCGCGGCCATTCTGTCCGGCTCGATCATCTTCCTCGCTGACCTGATCCGATGTTTGCCGTTCAAAATGAAGCTCGGCCTGATGACCGTCAGCCGGTACCGCGGCGCGACGACCACCGGCGGCGACACGCACCTCGTGCAGGACCTGAACGAGGACATTTCGGGGCGGCACGTTCTGGTCGTGGACGATATTCTCGACAGCGGTCATACGTTGCGCGAGGTGAAGCGCCAGCTTGCCGAGCGCGGCCCCGCCAGCCTGCGTACGTGCGTGCTTTTGCGCAAGACGGCCAAGGCCCCGAAAGACCTGAACGCCGATTTCGTTGGATTTGAGATTGAGGATGTCTTCGTCGTCGGCTACGGGCTGGATTATGACGGGCAATATCGAAATTGGCCGGACATCGGCGTGCTTCGCCCGGAATTGTACGCATGA
- a CDS encoding Bacterial membrane flanked domain protein, with protein MTATLDRLRSPARDVKVHAEGNAVKLASHAVVPEHLLDGGEIVILAIKPSMWYVPLVSARWILAGIGLMALGMSEWSPPEFQWYFLRAGAWAAVLRIGWAILEWVSTLYVLTNHRLMRIRGVFHIELFECRLKKVQNMYLSLTLAERLTRTGTLVFMTAAAAGGGSALWRIVARPLEVHEQVVVAIRKAQDRNGGVM; from the coding sequence ATGACTGCGACGCTGGATCGCCTCCGTTCGCCGGCGCGCGACGTGAAGGTTCACGCCGAGGGCAACGCCGTCAAGCTCGCCTCGCATGCCGTCGTGCCCGAGCATCTGCTGGACGGCGGCGAGATTGTCATCCTCGCGATCAAGCCGTCGATGTGGTACGTGCCGCTGGTGTCGGCGCGATGGATCCTCGCCGGCATCGGGTTGATGGCGCTGGGCATGAGCGAATGGAGCCCGCCGGAGTTTCAGTGGTATTTCCTTCGCGCCGGCGCATGGGCGGCCGTGCTGCGGATCGGATGGGCGATTCTCGAATGGGTGTCGACCCTGTACGTGCTGACCAACCATCGACTGATGCGGATTCGCGGCGTGTTTCACATCGAGCTGTTCGAATGCCGATTGAAAAAGGTTCAGAACATGTACCTGTCTTTGACGCTTGCCGAGCGGTTGACGCGCACGGGCACGCTGGTGTTCATGACGGCGGCGGCCGCGGGCGGCGGATCGGCCTTGTGGCGCATCGTGGCGAGGCCGCTGGAAGTGCATGAGCAGGTGGTGGTGGCGATTCGCAAGGCGCAGGATCGCAACGGCGGAGTGATGTAG